From Acidihalobacter aeolianus, a single genomic window includes:
- a CDS encoding uracil-DNA glycosylase: MSTKTEYLSAMGIQPWALRAEYRGAQSVSSSSSQPSQTNSVAPPSRPVSPEVSGAPGWAELESAVAGCTRCALAEGRTQTVFGVGNRKAAWMIVGEGPGAEEDRRGEPFVGRAGQLLDNMLAALGLNRETVYIANVVKCRPPGNRDPKPEEVAACAGYLERQIELVAPRLILALGRFAAQTLLQTDVPVGQLRGRAHRYAGRIPLVITYHPAYLLRSPEQKARAWDDLRLARTQTLEVA, from the coding sequence GTGAGCACGAAGACGGAATACCTGTCTGCGATGGGCATACAGCCCTGGGCGTTGCGCGCCGAGTATCGCGGCGCCCAGAGCGTGTCTTCGTCAAGTTCACAGCCTTCGCAGACGAACTCGGTCGCGCCGCCGTCTCGGCCGGTATCCCCCGAAGTATCCGGCGCTCCCGGCTGGGCCGAGCTGGAATCGGCAGTGGCCGGGTGCACGCGCTGCGCGCTCGCCGAAGGACGCACGCAGACCGTTTTCGGCGTGGGCAACCGCAAGGCCGCATGGATGATCGTCGGCGAGGGCCCCGGTGCCGAGGAGGATCGACGCGGAGAACCCTTCGTCGGGCGTGCGGGTCAGTTGCTCGACAACATGCTCGCGGCGCTCGGCTTGAACCGGGAGACCGTATACATCGCCAACGTGGTCAAATGTCGTCCGCCGGGCAACCGCGATCCCAAGCCGGAGGAGGTGGCCGCCTGCGCCGGCTATCTGGAACGCCAGATCGAACTGGTGGCGCCGCGCCTGATTCTCGCGCTGGGCCGTTTCGCGGCGCAGACCCTGCTGCAGACCGATGTGCCCGTGGGACAGCTGCGCGGGCGCGCGCATCGCTACGCGGGGCGTATCCCGCTTGTGATTACCTACCATCCGGCCTATCTGCTGCGCAGTCCCGAGCAGAAGGCGCGCGCCTGGGACGATCTCAGGCTGGCGCGCACGCAGACTCTGGAAGTCGCATGA
- the rimI gene encoding ribosomal protein S18-alanine N-acetyltransferase produces the protein MSTRPREALPKLRPLEVLDLDALMDIERRAYSHPWTEAIFRDCLRAGYTCWALDQRQLLIGYSVTSLAVGEYHILNLTVRPESQGRGHGRFLLRSLLNWAKTHGAENAFLEVRPSNRTALNLYLSEGFNEVGLRKAYYPSHRGREDALVMARAL, from the coding sequence ATGAGCACGCGTCCTCGCGAAGCGCTGCCCAAGCTCAGGCCGCTCGAGGTGCTGGATCTCGATGCACTGATGGATATCGAGCGGCGTGCGTATTCGCATCCTTGGACCGAGGCGATCTTCCGCGACTGCCTGCGCGCAGGCTATACCTGCTGGGCGCTGGATCAGCGTCAACTGCTGATCGGTTATTCGGTGACCTCGCTGGCGGTGGGTGAGTACCACATCCTGAACCTCACTGTGCGCCCGGAATCCCAGGGGCGCGGGCACGGTCGTTTCCTGCTGCGTTCGTTGTTGAACTGGGCGAAGACCCACGGGGCCGAAAACGCCTTCCTGGAGGTGCGTCCATCCAACCGCACAGCCCTGAACCTGTATCTGAGCGAGGGGTTCAACGAGGTCGGGTTGCGCAAGGCGTATTATCCGTCGCACCGGGGGCGCGAGGATGCGCTGGTGATGGCGCGGGCGCTGTAA
- a CDS encoding peptide chain release factor 3 → MSDLSREVARRRTFAIISHPDAGKTTITEKLLLFGGAIQLAGTVKGRKAARHATSDWMELEKQRGISVTSSVMQFPYKGHIVNLLDTPGHEDFSEDTYRTLTAVDSALMVIDAAKGVEERTIKLMEVCRLRDTPIITFINKLDREGREPIELLDEVEDVLKIQCTPVTWPIGMGKRFKGVYHLLHDRVHFYAAGQGSRMQTGETIDGIDNPELDRILGAQAQELREEIELVKGASHAFDQEAYLEGRQTPVFFGSAINNFGVAELLDAFVEQAPAPQPRATASRKVDPLEPALTGFVFKIQANMDPQHRDRIAFMRVCSGQFEKGMKLRHVRIGKDVKISDALTFMASDREHVEHAYAGDIIGIHNHGTIRIGDTFTQGETLQFTGIPNFAPELFRRAQLRDPMRMKALQKGLTQLCEEGATQLYHPLRNNDLILGAVGVLQFDVVAHRLRDEYGVDCLFEPVNVTTARWVTSSDEKILREFRDKAAANLALDHGGDLVYIAPTRVNLQMAQERWPEVSFYETREHGTALE, encoded by the coding sequence ATGTCCGATCTCAGCCGCGAGGTCGCCAGAAGGCGCACCTTCGCCATCATTTCCCACCCCGACGCGGGCAAGACCACGATCACCGAAAAGCTGTTGCTGTTCGGCGGCGCGATCCAGCTCGCGGGTACGGTCAAGGGCCGCAAGGCGGCTCGCCATGCGACCTCGGACTGGATGGAGCTGGAAAAGCAGCGCGGCATTTCCGTGACTTCCTCGGTGATGCAGTTTCCCTACAAGGGACACATCGTCAACCTGCTCGATACGCCAGGCCACGAGGATTTCTCCGAGGACACCTACCGCACGCTGACCGCGGTCGACTCCGCACTGATGGTGATCGATGCCGCCAAGGGCGTCGAGGAACGCACGATCAAGCTGATGGAGGTATGCCGCCTGCGCGACACGCCGATCATCACCTTCATCAACAAGCTCGACCGCGAGGGCCGGGAACCGATCGAGCTGCTCGACGAGGTCGAGGATGTGCTCAAGATTCAATGCACCCCGGTGACCTGGCCGATCGGCATGGGCAAGCGCTTCAAGGGCGTGTATCACCTGCTGCATGATCGGGTGCATTTCTATGCGGCCGGGCAGGGCAGTCGCATGCAGACCGGCGAGACGATCGACGGGATCGACAACCCCGAGCTCGATCGCATCCTGGGCGCGCAGGCGCAGGAGCTGCGCGAGGAGATCGAACTGGTCAAGGGAGCGAGTCACGCCTTCGATCAGGAGGCCTATCTGGAGGGGCGCCAGACGCCGGTGTTCTTCGGCTCGGCGATCAACAATTTCGGCGTCGCCGAGCTGCTCGACGCCTTCGTCGAACAGGCCCCCGCGCCCCAGCCGAGGGCGACTGCGAGTCGCAAGGTGGATCCTCTGGAGCCCGCGCTGACCGGCTTCGTATTCAAGATACAGGCGAACATGGACCCGCAGCACCGCGACCGCATCGCCTTCATGCGCGTGTGTTCTGGGCAGTTCGAAAAGGGCATGAAGCTGCGCCACGTACGCATCGGCAAGGACGTCAAGATCAGCGACGCGCTAACCTTCATGGCCTCGGACCGCGAGCATGTCGAGCACGCCTATGCCGGCGACATCATCGGCATTCACAACCACGGCACCATCCGTATCGGCGATACCTTCACCCAGGGCGAGACGCTGCAGTTCACCGGCATCCCCAACTTCGCGCCCGAGTTGTTCCGCCGCGCGCAACTGCGCGATCCCATGCGCATGAAGGCGCTGCAGAAGGGCTTGACCCAACTGTGCGAGGAGGGGGCGACCCAGCTGTATCATCCGCTGCGCAACAACGACCTGATCCTGGGCGCGGTCGGGGTGCTGCAGTTCGACGTGGTCGCGCATCGGTTGCGTGACGAATATGGGGTGGATTGCCTGTTCGAGCCGGTGAACGTGACCACGGCGAGATGGGTCACCTCATCCGACGAGAAGATCTTACGGGAGTTTCGCGATAAGGCAGCCGCCAATCTGGCCCTGGATCATGGCGGGGATCTGGTCTACATCGCGCCGACGCGGGTGAATCTGCAGATGGCGCAGGAACGCTGGCCGGAAGTGAGTTTTTACGAGACCCGCGAACACGGCACGGCGCTTGAATAA
- a CDS encoding YgaP family membrane protein, producing MSITRIVMATAGTFILISLLLAHFVNPNWLWFTAFVGANLFQSAFTGFCPLVTILKKLGVRPADAF from the coding sequence ATGTCCATCACCCGTATCGTCATGGCTACCGCCGGCACCTTCATCCTGATCAGCCTACTGCTGGCGCATTTCGTCAACCCGAACTGGCTGTGGTTCACCGCGTTCGTCGGCGCGAACCTGTTCCAGTCCGCGTTCACTGGCTTCTGCCCGCTGGTAACCATCCTCAAGAAGCTCGGCGTGCGTCCTGCAGACGCCTTCTGA
- a CDS encoding citrate synthase: MTDKDTVTLTDNLTGKQIELPVLRGADGPATIDVRTLYRELGYFTYDPGFLSTASCQSAITYIDGNEGILRYRGYPIEQLAEHSSYLEVCYLLLYGELPSATELGEFGNHITRHTMLHEAMRRFMSAFRHDAHPMATMVGVVGALSAFYSDSTDVHNARQREISAHRLIAKMPTIAAWSYKHSIGEPFVYPDNKLGFTENFLRMMFAVPTEPFVPDARFVRALDLILILHADHEQNASTSTVRLTGSSEANPFAAISAGIASLWGPAHGGANEAVISMLDEIVAEGRPVQHYVDRAKDKEDRYRLMGFGHRVYKNYDPRARIIRKVCHDLLSGLGEDNPNQELFDIAMELERIALQDDYFKERNLYPNVDFYSGIILRAIGIPLNMFTVIFSMARTVGWVAHWMEMMADPKSRIGRPRQLYTGYVARDYVPLETRARHG; encoded by the coding sequence ATGACCGACAAGGATACCGTTACGCTGACCGACAACCTCACGGGCAAGCAGATCGAACTGCCCGTTCTGCGCGGGGCGGACGGTCCAGCCACGATCGACGTGCGCACACTCTATCGTGAGCTGGGTTACTTCACCTACGATCCCGGTTTCCTGTCGACCGCCAGCTGCCAGAGCGCCATCACCTACATCGACGGCAACGAGGGAATTCTGCGCTACCGCGGTTACCCCATCGAACAACTGGCCGAGCACAGCAGCTACCTGGAAGTCTGCTATCTGCTCCTGTACGGCGAGTTACCCAGCGCCACGGAACTGGGCGAATTCGGCAATCACATCACCCGTCACACCATGCTGCATGAAGCCATGCGCCGTTTCATGAGCGCCTTCCGTCACGATGCCCACCCGATGGCCACCATGGTCGGTGTGGTTGGTGCACTGTCAGCGTTCTACAGCGATTCGACCGACGTGCACAATGCCCGCCAACGCGAGATATCGGCGCACCGCCTGATCGCCAAGATGCCGACCATTGCCGCCTGGAGCTACAAGCACTCTATCGGCGAACCCTTCGTCTATCCCGACAACAAGCTCGGTTTCACCGAAAACTTCCTGCGCATGATGTTCGCCGTGCCCACCGAACCCTTCGTGCCGGACGCACGATTCGTGCGAGCACTGGACCTCATACTGATCCTGCACGCCGATCACGAGCAGAACGCCTCGACCTCGACCGTGCGCCTGACCGGCAGTTCGGAGGCCAACCCCTTCGCCGCCATCTCCGCGGGCATCGCCTCGCTGTGGGGACCCGCGCATGGCGGTGCCAACGAGGCCGTGATCAGCATGCTCGATGAAATCGTCGCGGAAGGCAGGCCAGTGCAACACTATGTCGACCGTGCAAAGGACAAGGAAGATCGTTACCGGCTGATGGGTTTCGGGCACCGCGTCTACAAGAATTACGACCCGCGCGCGCGCATCATCCGCAAGGTCTGCCACGACCTGCTCTCCGGGCTCGGCGAGGACAACCCGAACCAGGAGCTGTTCGACATCGCCATGGAACTCGAGCGCATTGCATTGCAGGACGATTACTTCAAGGAGCGCAACCTATACCCGAACGTGGACTTCTATTCCGGCATCATCCTGCGTGCCATTGGAATTCCGCTGAACATGTTCACCGTCATCTTCTCGATGGCGCGTACCGTCGGCTGGGTAGCGCACTGGATGGAGATGATGGCCGACCCGAAATCGCGCATCGGCCGGCCGCGGCAGCTGTACACGGGCTATGTGGCCCGCGACTACGTGCCGCTGGAAACGCGCGCACGCCACGGTTGA
- a CDS encoding phosphate-starvation-inducible PsiE family protein, with the protein MQFSPKRLFNRVTGIVFGLMLLFLTIGIILGTGHLFMQVFEMARSDEITRGYLDIISEVLSLFVLIELSRSLAEYFRVNRLRLTFIVDAAIVFVLREIMIELFEGKLIVDRTYALSALLFVLGALRIGSVLVYQRGEALGLNNDDN; encoded by the coding sequence ATGCAATTCAGCCCCAAACGTCTGTTCAACCGCGTCACCGGCATCGTGTTCGGGCTCATGCTGCTGTTTCTGACCATCGGCATCATCCTGGGCACCGGGCATCTGTTCATGCAGGTGTTCGAGATGGCGCGATCCGATGAAATCACACGCGGCTATCTCGACATCATCTCCGAGGTACTGTCGCTGTTCGTACTGATCGAACTGTCGCGCTCGCTGGCTGAGTATTTCCGGGTCAATCGTCTGCGCCTGACCTTCATTGTCGATGCCGCCATCGTCTTCGTGCTGCGCGAAATCATGATCGAACTGTTCGAAGGCAAGCTCATCGTCGACCGAACCTACGCCCTGAGTGCCTTGTTGTTCGTGCTCGGCGCCCTACGCATCGGTTCCGTACTCGTCTATCAGCGTGGCGAAGCCCTGGGATTGAACAATGATGACAACTGA
- a CDS encoding succinylglutamate desuccinylase/aspartoacylase family protein encodes MREGFEILGRQIAPGTRCAIELPLPPLYTHTPLTMRLHVVHGRRPGPRLLVCAAVHGDEINGVEIIRRLLAHRQLDRLRGTLIAVPVVNVYGLVAQSRYLPDRRDLNRSFPGSDHGSLAARIANAFLSEVVARCSHGIDLHTGAVHRTNLPQIRANLDDPEIGRLARAFGVSVLLNGELPEGSLRQAADAVGVPILLYEAGEALRFDDLSVRLGVSGILNVMRALDMLPPARKPRRSDARPFVAYGSSWVRAPASGILRSYAALGAYVDRDALLGIVADPFGDNESEVRAPAAGVVIGRTQIPLIHEGEALYHLARFKAPEAVVSSLEIFQGEPSLGADFQPPGAEPDV; translated from the coding sequence ATGCGAGAAGGCTTCGAGATACTGGGCCGCCAGATTGCCCCCGGCACGCGTTGCGCGATCGAACTGCCGTTGCCGCCGCTCTATACCCATACCCCGCTGACCATGCGTCTGCACGTCGTGCATGGACGCCGGCCGGGACCGCGCCTGCTGGTCTGCGCGGCGGTGCACGGCGACGAGATCAACGGCGTCGAGATCATCCGTCGTCTGCTCGCGCACCGGCAGCTCGACCGCCTGCGCGGCACGCTGATCGCCGTTCCGGTGGTCAATGTCTACGGGCTGGTCGCCCAGTCGCGCTATCTGCCAGACCGCCGCGACCTCAACCGCAGTTTTCCCGGCTCCGATCATGGCAGCCTGGCGGCACGCATCGCCAACGCCTTCCTGAGCGAGGTCGTGGCACGATGCAGCCACGGCATCGACCTACACACCGGTGCGGTCCATCGCACCAACCTGCCGCAGATCCGCGCCAACCTTGACGATCCCGAAATCGGCCGCCTGGCACGCGCCTTCGGCGTCAGCGTGCTGCTCAACGGCGAACTGCCGGAAGGCTCGTTGCGCCAGGCAGCGGACGCAGTCGGCGTGCCCATTCTGCTCTACGAGGCCGGCGAGGCCCTGCGCTTCGACGATCTGAGCGTGCGCCTCGGCGTCTCCGGCATCCTCAACGTCATGCGTGCGCTCGATATGCTGCCGCCCGCACGCAAACCCCGGCGCAGCGACGCACGGCCCTTCGTGGCGTATGGCTCGAGCTGGGTCCGGGCGCCGGCCAGCGGCATTCTGCGCAGCTACGCCGCCCTCGGCGCCTACGTCGATCGCGATGCATTGCTCGGCATCGTGGCCGACCCCTTCGGCGACAACGAGAGCGAGGTGCGTGCACCGGCGGCCGGCGTGGTCATCGGGCGCACGCAGATACCGCTGATCCACGAGGGTGAGGCGCTCTATCATCTCGCGCGCTTCAAGGCCCCGGAGGCGGTCGTCAGCAGCCTGGAAATATTCCAGGGCGAGCCCTCGCTGGGTGCGGACTTTCAGCCGCCAGGGGCCGAGCCCGACGTCTGA
- the rimK gene encoding 30S ribosomal protein S6--L-glutamate ligase gives MRIAILSRNRRLYSTRRLIEAAEAREHEVIVLDPLRCYMNITSLKPSIHYKGEPIEDVDAVIPRIGASITFYGTAVLRQFEMMGVFPVNESVAISRARDKLRSLQLLSRKGIGLPVTGFAHSPDDIDDLLDLVGGTPMVLKLIEGTQGVGVVLAETRQAAASVIQAFMGLKTNILAQEFIKEAGGADIRCFVIGGKVIAAMKRQAKEGEFRSNLHRGGKGLPIRLTPQERATAVSAAKIMGLNVCGVDILRSNHGPVVMEVNSSPGLEGIENTTGKDIASDIVRFIEQNARPNRTRTRGKG, from the coding sequence ATGAGGATTGCGATCCTGTCGCGCAACCGCAGGCTCTATTCCACGCGGCGCCTGATCGAAGCGGCGGAGGCGCGCGAGCACGAAGTCATCGTTCTTGATCCCCTGCGCTGCTATATGAACATCACTTCGCTCAAGCCCTCGATCCATTACAAGGGCGAGCCGATCGAGGATGTGGACGCGGTGATCCCGCGCATTGGCGCTTCGATCACCTTCTACGGCACCGCCGTGCTGCGTCAGTTCGAGATGATGGGCGTGTTCCCGGTCAACGAATCCGTGGCCATCAGCCGTGCGCGCGACAAGCTGCGTTCGCTGCAGCTGCTCTCGCGCAAGGGCATCGGTCTGCCGGTGACCGGTTTCGCCCATTCGCCGGACGACATCGACGACCTGCTCGACCTCGTCGGCGGTACGCCGATGGTGCTCAAGCTGATCGAGGGGACCCAGGGCGTCGGCGTGGTGCTGGCCGAGACCCGCCAGGCCGCGGCGAGCGTCATTCAGGCCTTCATGGGACTCAAGACCAACATCCTGGCGCAGGAATTCATCAAGGAGGCCGGCGGTGCCGACATCCGCTGCTTCGTGATCGGCGGCAAGGTCATCGCGGCAATGAAACGGCAGGCCAAGGAAGGCGAGTTCCGCTCCAATCTGCATCGCGGCGGCAAGGGTCTACCCATCCGCCTGACGCCGCAGGAACGTGCCACGGCGGTCAGTGCCGCCAAGATCATGGGCCTCAACGTCTGCGGGGTCGACATTCTGCGCTCAAACCATGGCCCGGTGGTGATGGAGGTGAACTCCTCGCCCGGGCTCGAAGGCATCGAGAACACCACGGGCAAGGACATCGCCAGCGACATCGTCCGCTTCATCGAACAGAACGCCCGGCCCAATCGGACGCGTACTCGCGGCAAGGGCTAG
- a CDS encoding ATP-dependent zinc protease family protein, which yields MSATISSTPRCLGWREWVALPQLGIDRIKCKVDTGARTSALHAFYSEPYHDADGRPRVRFRLHPDQDDTARVVECDAPVIDARVVSDSGGHRERRLVIQTPVVIGAWVMPIELTLTNRDTMHFRMLLGRTAMHHRFLVDPTRSFLAANPSTTPESLP from the coding sequence ATGAGTGCCACGATCTCGTCAACGCCGCGCTGTCTGGGCTGGCGCGAATGGGTCGCTCTGCCCCAGCTGGGCATCGACCGCATCAAATGCAAGGTCGACACCGGCGCGCGCACCTCGGCCCTGCATGCCTTTTACAGCGAGCCCTATCATGACGCCGACGGGCGCCCGCGCGTCCGTTTCCGCCTGCACCCAGACCAGGACGACACCGCTCGCGTAGTCGAGTGCGATGCCCCCGTCATCGACGCGCGCGTAGTCAGCGATTCGGGCGGCCATCGCGAGCGCCGTCTGGTCATCCAGACCCCGGTGGTGATCGGCGCCTGGGTCATGCCTATTGAACTGACCCTGACCAATCGCGATACCATGCACTTTCGCATGCTACTCGGACGCACGGCGATGCATCACCGCTTCCTGGTCGACCCGACGCGCTCCTTCCTGGCGGCCAATCCGTCCACCACCCCGGAATCACTCCCATGA
- a CDS encoding mechanosensitive ion channel domain-containing protein, with translation MRLIRNVFLVCSALALLGSGTAYAKPSDFDAAQLRSAQQSVSDIQNQLQNELIGVTQLQQWLDEVVRDRQQAEACVTSQQSAAQSLKAEITALGPLVKGESWQVTSKRYSLERQAAQAAQNLADCRLLLVNSNALYKSLQTRRSKEMATQLMIRGRGTVSLIGAYLSSPPPIKDWVHWPDLQMHLGDLTPLSGALLALLSALGLFAGLFGRKRLYARLRPVDPAKDHARAIALALIVSLNRYRPGLLLTGVWSVFWLVSGQEGGPWPVLAAVSFVLFVYHLALVVIRGVFDPPPPASHHLPFPADLCHSFARTLRWLTFNALIGLILFATPLTDAMNESIILLARSFWGALFVANLLVTLWLFRRLRHRSGLGIVQLGFSAALVAGLIAEWLGYRNLSQFIVGGIVYSLIVLLLTWLVVTLINDLFNSLEEGRHPWEQRLRRRLALREDGFIPGLFWLRLLLNAAVLAVVLFVLLRIWGLSAAGQALLFHYLTHGFTLGKISIVPSRIAIALLVLALLLSIGSWARSALDQRLVHARMERGAREAAVAITGYLAAIAAGLIALSVAGFNFQNLALIAGALSVGIGFGLQNIVNNFVSGLILLFERPIRTGDWVTVGQVEGHVRKISIRSTQIETFDRADVVVPNSDLISGPVTNWMLRDTFGRVRAPIGVAYGTDTQLVKETLLAVAHEHPQIVLGDAAIPDPYVLFMSFGDSSLNFELRAYIRDVSNRLSVLSDLNFAIDAAFRKVGISIPFPQRDIHIIRAPQDAADADADDDVRPMPQSPAAEPPEPATPSGQTPPG, from the coding sequence ATGCGATTGATCAGAAATGTATTTTTGGTCTGCAGTGCGCTTGCATTGCTGGGCTCAGGCACGGCTTACGCAAAGCCCTCGGACTTCGATGCAGCCCAGTTACGATCGGCTCAGCAATCGGTCTCCGATATCCAGAACCAGCTCCAAAACGAGCTGATCGGCGTCACACAACTGCAACAATGGCTCGATGAAGTGGTGCGTGACCGCCAACAGGCGGAGGCCTGCGTCACTTCGCAGCAGAGTGCCGCGCAGTCCCTCAAGGCGGAAATCACGGCCCTTGGCCCCCTGGTCAAGGGGGAATCCTGGCAGGTCACCTCCAAACGCTACAGCCTCGAACGACAGGCTGCGCAGGCTGCACAAAACCTCGCAGATTGCAGACTGCTCCTCGTCAACAGCAATGCGCTGTACAAGTCGCTGCAGACACGTCGAAGCAAAGAGATGGCGACCCAGCTGATGATTCGCGGGCGCGGCACTGTCTCCCTGATTGGCGCCTACCTGAGCTCGCCCCCTCCGATCAAAGACTGGGTGCACTGGCCTGATCTGCAAATGCACCTGGGAGACCTCACCCCCCTGAGTGGGGCTCTACTGGCCTTGTTGAGTGCGCTCGGCTTATTCGCAGGCCTGTTCGGGCGCAAGCGCCTGTATGCTCGACTGCGTCCCGTCGATCCGGCCAAGGATCATGCGCGCGCCATCGCCCTCGCCCTCATCGTAAGCCTCAATCGCTATCGACCGGGATTGCTGCTCACCGGCGTATGGTCGGTGTTCTGGCTCGTATCCGGACAGGAGGGCGGTCCCTGGCCGGTACTGGCGGCGGTGAGCTTCGTACTCTTCGTCTACCATCTAGCCCTGGTCGTGATTCGCGGCGTGTTCGACCCACCGCCCCCCGCAAGCCACCACCTGCCCTTCCCGGCAGACCTGTGCCACTCGTTCGCACGGACTCTGCGCTGGCTTACCTTCAACGCGCTAATCGGTCTGATCCTGTTCGCGACGCCGCTGACGGATGCGATGAACGAGTCGATCATCTTGCTGGCACGCTCGTTCTGGGGTGCACTGTTCGTCGCCAACCTGCTTGTCACGCTGTGGCTGTTCCGGCGTCTACGGCACCGCAGCGGGCTCGGCATCGTGCAACTTGGTTTCTCGGCTGCACTGGTGGCCGGCCTGATCGCGGAATGGCTGGGTTACCGCAATCTCAGCCAGTTCATCGTCGGCGGCATCGTGTACTCGCTGATCGTCTTGTTGCTGACCTGGCTCGTCGTCACCCTGATCAACGATCTGTTCAACAGCCTGGAGGAAGGCCGCCACCCCTGGGAGCAACGCCTGCGCCGTCGCCTTGCATTGCGCGAGGACGGCTTCATTCCTGGGTTGTTCTGGCTGCGCCTGCTGCTCAATGCAGCCGTACTGGCCGTGGTATTGTTCGTTCTGTTGCGTATCTGGGGGCTCTCAGCGGCCGGGCAGGCCCTGCTGTTCCACTATCTGACCCACGGCTTCACTCTGGGCAAAATCAGTATCGTCCCTTCGCGCATCGCCATTGCACTGCTGGTGCTCGCCCTGCTGCTGTCGATCGGTTCCTGGGCCCGTTCGGCACTGGATCAACGTCTCGTTCATGCCCGTATGGAACGCGGTGCCCGCGAGGCCGCGGTTGCCATCACCGGTTATCTGGCCGCGATCGCCGCCGGCTTGATCGCCCTCTCGGTTGCCGGCTTCAATTTCCAGAATCTCGCACTGATCGCCGGTGCCCTGTCGGTGGGCATCGGCTTCGGACTTCAGAACATCGTCAACAACTTCGTCTCCGGCCTGATCCTGCTTTTCGAACGCCCTATCCGCACCGGCGACTGGGTCACTGTCGGCCAGGTCGAGGGACACGTACGCAAGATCAGCATCCGCTCGACGCAGATCGAGACCTTCGACCGGGCCGACGTGGTGGTACCGAACTCCGATCTCATCTCGGGCCCGGTAACCAACTGGATGCTGCGCGACACCTTCGGACGCGTTCGCGCACCCATCGGCGTGGCCTACGGGACCGATACCCAGCTGGTCAAGGAGACCTTGCTCGCCGTCGCCCACGAGCATCCACAGATCGTACTCGGCGATGCGGCGATTCCCGATCCCTACGTGCTGTTCATGTCCTTTGGCGACAGCTCGCTCAATTTCGAACTGCGCGCCTATATCCGCGACGTCAGCAACCGCCTGTCGGTGCTGAGCGATCTGAATTTCGCCATCGACGCCGCCTTCCGAAAGGTTGGGATCTCGATTCCCTTCCCGCAGCGCGATATCCATATAATCCGCGCTCCGCAGGACGCCGCGGATGCCGATGCGGACGACGATGTACGCCCAATGCCGCAGTCGCCCGCAGCTGAACCTCCAGAGCCGGCCACGCCGTCCGGGCAGACGCCGCCGGGATGA
- the pstS gene encoding phosphate ABC transporter substrate-binding protein PstS gives MLRYINAGLVVGAALMASGVAQAEIKQINGAGATFPYPVYSQWADAYHKAKGVEFNYQAIGSGGGIKQVKAKTVDFGASDAPLKAEELDKHGLMQFPMIMGGVVPVVNIHGLGMGHMRLDGEVLADVFLGKIKYWDDKAIKALNPELKLPHRAITVVHRSDGSGTTFIYTNYLTKVSKSWADKVGNNKSVDWPVGVGGKGNQGVANYVNRINGSIGYVEYAYALQNKMNYVRLKNHDGHYVAPTAENFQSAAAGADWQHAPGYYMVLTDQPGAKSWPITGASFILVYKQADKPEVTKAVLKFFDWSYHHGQSMAEKLDYVPMPEAVVRMVEATWANDIKGADGTAVWSAADSM, from the coding sequence ATGTTGAGGTATATCAACGCGGGCTTGGTCGTCGGGGCTGCCCTGATGGCATCGGGCGTGGCCCAGGCAGAAATCAAACAGATCAACGGCGCCGGTGCGACGTTCCCGTATCCGGTCTACTCCCAGTGGGCCGACGCCTACCACAAGGCCAAGGGCGTCGAATTCAATTACCAGGCGATCGGTTCCGGCGGTGGCATCAAGCAGGTCAAGGCCAAGACGGTCGATTTCGGCGCCTCCGATGCCCCGCTCAAGGCCGAGGAGCTGGACAAACACGGCCTGATGCAGTTCCCCATGATCATGGGCGGCGTCGTTCCGGTGGTGAACATTCATGGCCTCGGCATGGGGCATATGCGCCTGGACGGCGAAGTCCTGGCCGACGTCTTCCTCGGCAAGATCAAGTACTGGGACGACAAGGCGATCAAGGCGCTCAATCCCGAACTCAAGCTGCCGCACCGTGCGATCACGGTGGTACACCGTTCCGATGGTTCGGGTACGACCTTCATCTACACCAACTACCTGACCAAGGTCAGCAAGTCGTGGGCGGATAAGGTCGGCAACAACAAGTCGGTCGACTGGCCAGTGGGCGTGGGCGGCAAGGGCAATCAGGGCGTGGCCAACTATGTGAACCGCATCAACGGTTCGATCGGCTACGTCGAGTATGCCTATGCGCTGCAGAACAAGATGAACTATGTGCGCCTGAAAAATCATGACGGGCACTATGTCGCACCGACGGCGGAAAACTTCCAGTCTGCGGCGGCAGGGGCCGACTGGCAGCATGCCCCTGGCTATTACATGGTGCTGACCGACCAGCCCGGTGCGAAGAGCTGGCCGATCACCGGTGCCAGCTTCATTCTGGTGTACAAACAGGCAGACAAGCCGGAGGTGACCAAGGCCGTCCTTAAGTTCTTTGACTGGTCTTACCATCATGGGCAGTCGATGGCCGAGAAACTCGACTACGTGCCGATGCCTGAAGCGGTCGTGCGGATGGTCGAGGCGACCTGGGCAAATGACATCAAGGGTGCCGATGGCACCGCCGTATGGTCCGCAGCAGATTCCATGTAA